From Pleuronectes platessa chromosome 17, fPlePla1.1, whole genome shotgun sequence, one genomic window encodes:
- the LOC128459915 gene encoding adhesion G-protein coupled receptor F1, with the protein MGNEPVTHVTSGLTNGTKYNFTLFTVSEKVRSSGVSISAFTAPSNAEDFKSVGQNETSITLQWKKVENIRTYVLVSSDGLDTNVTAEMGNKPVTHVTSGLTNGTKYNFTLFTVSEKLRSSGVSISAFTAPPNAEDFKSVGQNETSVTLQWKKVENILTYVLLSSDGEITVMTSMGNEPVTHVTSGLTSGKRYNFTLFTVSENVRSSGVSISAFTETVFKIEMSMRLDMDYTLELSNTSSTKYKDLKSQIDKVIDKQYKGIQGYRGGFVTEFSKGSIITKYVVQTTQVDFDKILDENQNFLIAISRSIAPVIGAISVFYQSSTSIIVPELTYTGASLSLKCEPPESVIVGLISSSRWTFNGREIKDGGRFKITTSNSMSMLEVNNVIPADSGTYSCALSKNDLEFQQKGIVTESEIEEAPVVRLKSEFHVRCRTGKMQPLKCCVQRPFTIKWFRDKDQLPSVSVTGEDANCIKHDYELESCSVDQVIFTCRVDNPSSYEMTSTMTIFKENSKCNDTQYGDGRVGDQTSIECDIGQVGKRLAECQETGEWKLVEDTCFVIEIHQLLIQSQTLDEEGVPEFVGNLSKAVQKERQDTENSTATISAIVDILNTVASVSTAVDETSMQNILETVDVIIGEESRESWVILNANDTRNFSSKLLGSLESLSSYLDGEFSVRTPRILLNRTTFDDSFMADLNSSIVLNITKNSMSNVYITTILLSTLYIVMPTRNSTFDVGPFNTTSNETASDNAINAAVLLVKINATVQNVILSYDKLNSSLTMNPQCVFWNFTLFDNIGAWDDEGCKFVSDINNIVTCSCNHLTSFSILMATDIPPSIREALDIITYVGVGISMASLVICLVIEGYVWKAITRNSTAFMRHVSIVNTALSLLVADICFIIGASIANDPLENPGGDYELPLGPCSAATFFMHFFYLALFFWMLVSGLLLFYRTVMVFSYMSKSIMLAIGFCLGYGCPLIIAVITVAVTAPGIGYIRKSEACWLNWFETKALLAMVIPALTIVFINILIVIVVLYKMLKRGVGDAAQSDEKHTLVVITRCLVILTPLFGLTWGLGVGTMVSSRNEAIHIAFAFFNSLQGFFILLFGVLLDSKTRSLLGRKSPRTSTGSNSSRSTGAGISSLSGNNFIGRLLGRRYVYHVSRATNTNSSDATESFSNI; encoded by the exons ATGGGAAATGAACCAGTTACACACGTAACCTCAGGACTCACAAATGGGACAAAATACAACTTCACCCTCTTCACCGTGTCTGAAAAAGTCAGAAGCAGTGGAGTGAGCATTTCTGCATTCACTG CTCCTTCTAATGCAGAGGACTTTAAATCAGTGGGACAAAATGAGACCAGCATCACCCTGCAGTggaaaaaagtggaaaacatCCGCACATATGTACTTGTGTCCAGTGACGGACTGGACACAAACGTCACTGCAGAAATGGGAAATAAACCAGTTACACATGTAACCTCAGGACTCACAAATGGGACAAAATACAACTTCACTCTATTCACCGTGTCAGAAAAACTCAGAAGCAGTGGAGTGAGCATCTCTGCATTCACTG ctcctcctaATGCAGAGGACTTTAAATCAGTGGGACAAAATGAGACCAGTGTCACCCTGCAGTggaaaaaagtggaaaacatCCTCACATATGTACTTTTGTCCAGTGATGGAGAAATAACCGTCATGACTTCAATGGGAAACGAACCAGTTACACACGTAACCTCAGGACTCACAAGTGGGAAAAGATACAACTTCACTCTCTTCACCGTGTCTGAAAATGTCAGAAGCAGTGGAGTAAGCATCTCTGCATTCACTG AAACAGTTTTCAAAATCGAAATGTCAATGAGATTAGACATGGATTACACATTAGAATTAAGTAATACATCAAGTACAAAGTACAAAGATTTGAAGTCACAGATCGATAAAGTG ATAGATAAGCAGTATAAAGGAATCCAAGGATATAGAGGAGGTTTTGTGACAGAATTCAG CAAAGGAAGCATTATTACAAAATATGTTGTACAGACAACACAAGTGGACTTTGATAAAATTTTGGATGAAAATCAAAACTTCCTTATAGCAATAAGTAGAAGCATTGCTCCTGTCATTGGCGCAATTTCTGTATTTTACCAAA GTTCAACTTCGATCATCGTTCCAGAGCTCACTTACACTGGTGCCAGCCTGTCCCTGAAGTGTGAGCCTCCAGAAAGCGTTATAGTGGGACTAATTTCCAGTTCCAGATGGACATTTAATGGACGTGAAATTAAAGACGGTGGAAGGTTTAAAATTACTACTTCCAACTCTATGTCTATGCTTGAAGTTAACAACGTCATTCCTGCTGATAGTG GAACTTACAGTTGTGCTCTGAGCAAAAACGACCTGGAATTCCAGCAAAAAGGAATTGTAACAGAAAGCGAAATCGAAGAAGCTCCTGTTGTGCGTCTCAAGAGTGAATTTCATGTAAGATGCAGAACTGGAAAGATGCAACCCCTCAAGTGTTGTGTGCAGCGTCCCTTCACAATCAAGTGGTTTCGAGACAAAGACCAGTTGCCCTCAG TTTCTGTTACCGGTGAAGACGCCAACTGCATTAAGCATGATTACGAACTTGAAAGCTGCAGCGTAGATCAAGTCATTTTTACATGCAGGGTGGATAACCCATCAAGTTATGAAATGACATCGACCATGACGATCTTCAAAGAGA ATTCCAAATGCAATGACACTCAGTATGGGGACGGTCGAGTAGGAGACCAAACAAGCATTGAGTGCGATATAGGTCAAGTAGGGAAAAGGCTGGCGGAATGTCAGGAAACGGGCGAGTGGAAACTTGTCGAAGACACCTGCTTTGTAATAGAAATCCATCAATTACTGATTCAGTCACAG actTTGGATGAGGAGGGAGTGCCAGAATTTGTAGGGAATCTAAGTAAAGCTGtccagaaagaaagacaggacACTGAAAATTCAACTGCAACTATATCAGCTATCGTTGACATCCTAAACACTGTTGCAAGTGTTTCAACTGCTGTCGATGAAACCAGCATGCAG AATATCCTAGAGACTGTTGATGTCATCATAGGTGAAGAATCAAGAGAGTCTTGGGTAATTTTGAATGCAAACGACACCCGCAATTTCAGCTCCAAATTGTTGGGTTCATTGGAGAGTCTCTCCAGTTATTTGGACGGCGAGTTTTCCGTAAGGACGCCACGGATCCTGCTAAACAGAACGACGTTTGATGACTCCTTCATGGCAGACCTGAACTCCAGCATCGTCCTAAACATTACGAAAAACAGCATGAGCAATGTTTATATTACCACCATCCTCCTCTCAACCCTTTATATTGTTATGCCAACACGAAACTCCACCTTTGACGTCGGCCCCTTCAATACCACCAGTAATGAAACTGCCAGTGATAATGCCATCAATGCAGCCGTGTTGCTTGTCAAAATAAATGCCACAGTTCAGAATGTCATCCTGAGCTACGACAAGCTGAACAGCTCCTTGACAATGAACCCGCAGTGCGTCTTCTGGAACTTCACACTCTTTGACAATATTGGTGCTTGGGATGATGAGGGATGTAAGTTTGTGTCCGACATAAACAACATAGTAACCTGCAGCTGTAACCACCTCACCTCCTTCTCAATTCTGATGGCAACGGACATCCCCCCATCTATAAGAGAAGCCTTGGATATAATCACTTATGTTGGAGTTGGAATATCAATGGCAAGCTTGGTAATATGTCTAGTTATTGAAGGGTACGTTTGGAAAGCCATTACCAGGAATAGCACTGCCTTCATGCGTCACGTTTCCATCGTAAATACCGCCCTGTCTCTGTTGGTCGCTGATATCTGTTTCATCATTGGTGCCTCTATAGCAAACGATCCCCTTGAAAACCCAGGGGGGGACTACGAACTTCCTCTTGGACCATGTAGCGCGGCAACATTTTTTATGCACTTTTTCTACCTTGCTCTATTCTTTTGGATGCTCGTGTCAGGCCTTTTGCTCTTTTACAGGACGGTGATGGTCTTCTCGTACATGTCCAAGTCAATCATGTTGGCCATTGGTTTCTGTTTAGGATACGGCTGTCCTCTGATTATAGCTGTTATTACTGTTGCTGTCACAGCACCGGGAATTGGATACATCAGGAAATCTGAGGCTTGTTGGCTGAACTGGTTTGAGACAAAAGCTCTCCTGGCCATGGTGATACCGGCCTTGACCATAGTCTTCATCAATATTTTAATTGTAATTGTGGTCTTATACAAAATGCTGAAAAGAGGTGTGGGAGACGCTGCACAATCAGATGAAAAACACACGCTGGTGGTCATAACGAGATGTCTGGTCATTTTGACTCCTTTATTTGGATTGACCTGGGGTTTGGGTGTGGGAACCATGGTATCATCAAGAAATGAAGCAATCCATATTGCCTTTGCATTCTTCAATTCACTACAG GGTttcttcattttattgtttgGGGTACTACTCGATTCAAAG ACTCGTTCTCTCCTCGGAAGGAAATCACCTCGAACAAGCACTGGCTCTAATTCTTCGAGG AGCACAGGTGCTGGCATTTCCTCCTTGAGTGGAAATAATTTCATAGGCAGACTACTTGGAAGAAGAT atGTCTACCACGTTTCACGagctacaaacacaaacagcagtgaTGCAACGGAGTCATTTAGTAATATATGA